The DNA window CCGATGCCCCAGGAGGCATAGGGAAGGCCGCGCTTGCCGGTATAGTTTTCCACGACCGGGACCGGGATGAGGTCGAAGTTCAGCTTAGGATTGCGCTTGCGGATGAGGTTCACATGCGCGAGCGAGTCGATCATCATTCCGACGCGGTCGTTGACGAACTCCTCGACCTTTTCCTGCTCGGTCTTGGTGGCGATGCCGGGCGAGATGGTGCCGGCGTCGTTGAGTGATTTGACGAAGGTGAGCATATCCACCACCGGTTTGCCCTCAAGGTCCGGCTTGCCGTTCGCCATCATCGACTGACCCGAAGCCCAAACCCACGACATCATGTCGTTCTGGACGCCGGATGGCGTTTGCAGCGACAGGGGCAGCACCCAGCCATACTGGTTCTTGTCGGCCTTCGTCATCTTCTTGGCGGCTTCGAGAAACTCCGCACGGGTCGACGGCAGCTTGGTCACGCCTGCCTGAGCGGCGAGGTCCAAATTCACGAAGACCGGATAGACGAAGGAAGCCACGGGAAACATCACCGCCTTGCCGTCCACCTTGATGATGTCCGCGACCTGGCTCTTGTCGAAACCGCTCGCATCCATCATCGGATTCATGTCGGCGAGTGCGTTCTGCGCATTCAGATTGTTTACCCAGGCACCGTCGAGACCGACGACGTCGCTGAGCGTTCCGGTTGCAGCACCAACCGAGATCTGGTCTCGCGTGGTCGCGTAGGGGCCGCTGACCAGCGTCACATTGACTCCGGGGTTTGCGGCCTCGAAGTCATCCATGATTGCCCTGAGCGAGCCAGCCGGCAATTCGGGCTCCCACCATTGGGTGAATTCCAGCGTTGTGTCCGCCATGGCGCCGGTTGCGCCAAGCAACCATGCGGCCGCGGCTATTTTCAGCATCGCGGGTTTAATACGAAACATCATTTTCTCCTCCTTCTTTGGGATCGACCGCACAATGCGGACGATCGTCTGGTTATTCAGAAGTCTTCTTACGCAGGCGCCTCACCCTCGCCTGCGGGCCTTGCCGCGGATATTCAGATCGCCAGATGCGTCTCGGGATCGAAGAAATGGAGCTTGGCGTCATCCAGGGCCAACCGGATTTCCGAGCCGGAGCGAACTGTGCTGACCGGTTCGAATTTCGCCACCGCGTTCGACGCCAGGCCGAAATCCTGCACTGCGTCCGGGTCGCCGGAGTCCACTCGGACCGCGTCGATGTCGAGATGGACGATTTGTTCGGATCCAAGTTCTTCGATCGAGGTCACCTTTGCCGGTATCGTCTGATACTTGCGGCCGGATTCGAGGCTGCTGTCATAGAGATCCTCCGGTCGTATCCCGAACACGACCTTGCGCCCCGCATACGACCTCAAGCCCGGCCTGCGCACGAAGGCTGCATCCTGCAGCCGGATGGCTAAGGCGCCGGACATCAGTTCGTCACCCGTCAGGGTCGCCTCGAAAAGGTTCATAGAAGGAGACCCGATGAAGCCGGCAACGAAGGCGTTCACCGGCGATTCATAGAGCCTCTTGGGTGTGTCGACCTGCTGCAGCACGCCGCCTTTCAACACCGCGACCCTGTCGCCCATCGTCATGGCTTCGGTTTGGTCGTGGGTCACATATATGGTCGTGACGCCGAGCTGCTTTTGCAGGCTGGTGATTTCGGCGCGCATTTGAACACGCAGTTTCGCGTCCAGATTGGAAAGGGGTTCGTCCATGAGAAAGGCTGCCGGCTCGCGCACCATGGCGCGGCCCATGGCAACCCTTTGACGCTGTCCGCCTGAAAGATTCGCGGGCTTGCTCTCCAGCAGAGACGTCAGTTGAAGGGTTTTGGCGATCTCATCCACGCGCTTCTTGCGCTCGGCCTTCGACTTGCCTGCCAGCCGCATCGAAAAGCCGATGTTTTCGAACACCGTCATATGCGGGTAGAGGGCGTAGCTCTGGAAGACCATCGCGATGTCGCGGTCCTTGGGCGGCATGTCGACGACGTCGACGCCGCCGATCCGAAGGCTGCCGCTGGTGACGTCCTCCAATCCCGCGATCATCCGCAACGCGGTGGATTTGCCACAGCCGGAAGGCCCGACGAGAATCAAGAACTCGCCGTCCTCGACCGACAGGTTCAATTGGTCGATTGCGTGAAAATTGTTCCCGTATGTCTTGCAGATATTCTCAAGAACGACTTCTGCCATATTCCTCCCTCCACAAGTCTAAGCCACTGATTTTTATGATTGTCCTCGGCCTATGTTCACCTGCGAAATATTTCTTCGGATAGTTCGGGCTATGTTCCGGTATCGAGCCGCGCATATTTGAGTTCGACTGCCGACGGCGCGTTCGTCGATGCCAGGAGTTCCGTGACCTGGTCGTCGGTCGGAAGCGCCTCGCGCCCGCCCCGCCCCGTTATCGAAAGGGCCGCCGCGGCGGCCGCGAATGCGACCCGGCCTGCGGTGTTGGCACCGCGCGTCAATGCATGGGCATAGGCGCCGTGAAAGCAGTCACCGGCGCCGGTCGAGTCGACGACGGCAACCCGGTGCGGAGGCAGGTGCCAGAGCCCTGTCTCATCGCGTCCGCGATAGTACACGCCCCTGCCGCCATCGGTCAGAACCACGGCGGACCGCGACGGCGACCACAATGCATCGAGCATCTCGGCGGGCGATCGGTAGCCCGTAGCGGTCCGCGCAAAGCCGAGCGGAAGAATGAGGTGGTCGCAGAGCCCGATCAGCCGCTCCGTGTCTGGGCCGCTGCTCCATTCGATATCGCCGAGGATCGCAAGGCCGAGATCGCTAGCCCGAGCCACGACATCCATCGACCGGATCGCGTAACTATCGACGATCAGAACGGTCGCCCGGTTGAGGACCTCGTCTGAGAAATCCGGCGTGGTGCCCAGCATCGCGTCGTCGTCATATGCGATGAACCGCTCTCCGTCCGAGCCGACGGTGATGCGTGAGCGCACCGGGCGTGCGTGGGCGTGGCGTGGCGCGAACGCGGTTTCAACACCGCTCTCAATGAGATCGCACAGCACGGCGTCGTCCGCGGCATTGCCCAGCCATCCGACGAACCCGGCGCTTCCGCCGAGCCGCGCGACGGCGGCAAGCGCCGTCGCGACATTTCCCCCGAAAGCTCGGGCACTTTGCAGAACCTTCCCCTTGCCCGCCGACAACGGCTGATCGACATAGACGATGTCGTCGATCGCAATAGCGCCGAAGCCGAGGATTGAAGGGACGGCGGGCATCGTTCAGGCCCCCGCCTTCGCCAGGGCGTCTTGCGCCGAAAGGCCGTCATGGATGACGCCCCGAAAGGCAATCGCTGCCTTTTCCGGATCGCCATGCCCCCAGAGATTGCGGCCCACCACGGCACCACGCGCGCCGGCACGGATGGCGTCCGCCGTTTGCTGAAGGGCGCCGAGCAGCGTGTCGGTCTTCGGACCACCGGCGATCACAACCGGCACCGGGCAGGTCCGAACGGTCTCTTGAAACGACTCGAAATCGCCCGTGTAACCGATCTTGATCACGTCGACGCCGGACTCGTAGCCGATGCGTGCCGCATAGGCGATCTCGTCGGGGGTGAAGACGATTTTTGCCCCGTCGGTGAAATCGCGAGGGTAGATATGCGCCACCACCGGCATGCCGTAACGGGCCGCCGCATTCACCGAATCGGTCAGCCAGCGTATGTATTTGCCCTCGGTCGCGCCGCGCACCGGAATGGCCACGGCCAACGCATCGGCGCCAGCGCGCACCGCATCCTCGGGCGTTGCAATCAGTTCACTGATGCGATCGTCTGGGGTGAAGCAGCCGGCCTGGATCACCAGGGAAGCCTTGCCCGCGTATTGCGGCCACAGATGACGCGCGGTGCCAGGCTGGATGCTGACATAGTCGGGTTTGCCTACCATGACGCGTGCAAGCGCGCCCGGCAGGTCGGCAAGACCTCCTTTGCGCACGTCGCCATAGCCGACAAAGTGGTCGACCGCGCCGCCAAAAAGATTCCCCGATGGATGTGAGAAGAGGCGCGCCAGGCGCACCTTGGTTCCGAGGCTCATGAGTCCAAAACTCTCCAATCGATTGATTTAAAAACCCTGGACCCAGTGTTTGCGAAAGAAATGACAAATGCAATCTTTCGAAAGCTTTCGAATTCGCATATTTTTGATAGAGTGAACCGAGGCCAAAGCGATCGCTTGGTGCATGGAGGCAAGGACAGGGCAATGTTGTCAGAGCAGAGACGCCAATCGATCCTGGGTGAAGTGCAACGCAGCGGACAGGTTCGCATCAAGGACCTGTCAGACGATTTTGGCGTGTCGGAAGTCACGGTGCGCTCCGACCTCGAGATACTGGACCGCAAGGGACTGCTGACCAAGACCCGTGGAGGCGCGGTGACCCGGACCACGGATTCGACCACGGCCGCGTTCGCCCGGCGAATGCAAACAAACCTCGATGCAAAGAAACGCATCGCCCGGGCAGCGGTAGAACTGTTCGAGGACAACCAATCGGTCATCTTCGACGGCGGCTCGACATTGATGCAGGTTGCCATGCTGTTACCGCCGCTCAGCAATGTCGTGGTCGCGGCCACGGCGATGAATATCGTGCAGCATCTGATGCATCGGCCCGGGCTCGACGTTCACATGATCGGTGGCCGGGTCTATCCAGACACGGTGAGCACGCTGATCACCGATGCCGACACGGCTCTCGGCGGCTTGGTAGCGCATCAGGTCTTTGTTGGAGCGCATGCGATTGACTCGTCACTGGATGTGGTCGACGTGAACGAAGACATGGCGCGAACGAAGCGAAACCTCGTGCGCATGGCCCGGCGCGTTGTCCTCCTTGCGGATTCGAGCAAATGGGGCGTCAGCGGGACCTCCAAGGCCTTTTCGCTGTCGAGCGTCGATGTTGTGATCACCGACGATGGCCTGTCCGGCCCGATACGCAGCCAGCTTGATAGGACCGGGGCCAAGGTGATCTATGCCTGACCCGGTCGCGGTCCCTGGCCGCGACGGAAATATCCAGTGCGCTCACAACCCACGGGATCCGCATCGGCGGTCGGCCGTTTTTTCACGTCGGTCATTTTCTCCTCCCAGGGCTGGCAGCCTCCCGATATCGCGCCAGCATTTTCGCATGTTGTATAAAAATTTTACGCGCGTCAATATTTAAAATGTTGTATAGCCCTTTGCGAAAGCGATCCGTCGCCGGCTGGGCGGGTCCGTCAGACCATGGCGCATCGGGAGGTACGATCGAAAATGCACGGGATATCAACGACCAAACTCGGAATCGGCGTCATCGGATGCGGCAATATCTCGATGACCTATCTGCGCAATGCCGCCCTCTTCGGCGGCATCGAATTGCGCGCCTGCGCCGACATCTCGGCCGACATGGCGGCGGTGCGGGCCAAGGAATATGGCATTCGGGCACTCGGCGTCGATGCGCTGCTGGCCGACCCCGAGATCGATCTTGTCCTCAACCTGACCATTCCGGCGGCGCATTTCGACATTTCGTTTGCCGCGCTTTCGGCCGGCAAGCACGTCTTCACCGAAAAGCCGCTCGCCACTTCGGCCGCCGACGGACGGCGCCTGGTCGACGAGGCGCGGTCGCGCGGCCTGCTGCTCGGCTCGGCGCCCGACACCTTCCTCGGTGCCGCTGGACGCCGCGCCCGCCGGCTGATGGACGACGGCGCCATCGGCCGCCCGGTCACCGGCACCGCCTTCATGATGGGGCGCGGCATGGAGCATTGGCATCCCAACCCGCAATTCTACTACCAGCCGGGCGGCGGGCCGGTGTTCGACATGGGGCCATATTATCTGACCACGCTGGTCAACCTGCTCGGCCCGGTCGAGCGGGTGATGGCGATGGCGACACGCGGCCAGGAGGAAAGGCTGATCACCGCCGACGGGCCATTCAAGAACACCACATTCAAGGTCGGCACGCCGACCAACGTTTTGTCGCTGCTCGAGTTCCGCTCCGGCGCGACCGTCACCTTCGGCGCCTCGTGGGATGTCTTTCGCCACTCCAACCACCCGATCGAACTGCACGGCACCGAGGGCTCGCTGCGCCTGCCCGACCCCGACACGTTCGGCGGCACCGTGTCACTGTCCGAACGCGGCACCGAGTGGAAGGATTTTGCCAGCGAGGGCGAGCTCTACGGCGCCCGCAACTGGCCTTATGCGGCACCCGATCGCGCGAACTACCGCATGCTCGGCGTCGCCGATCTGGTGCGCTCGCTTCAAACCGGCAACACGCCACGCGCCTCCGGCAGCCTCGCGCTGCATGTGCTGGAGATCATGGAGGCGATCCTGCGCTCCGGTGAAACACAGGGCTCAGTCGCCATCGCGGGCGATGTCGTCCAGCCGGCCCTGCTGACCGAGGAAGAGGCAAGCGACCTGCTGGCCTGAGGTATGATCATGACGCTCGATCCGGATGCGCTGCGCGTCCTCGAAATCGGTCGTGCAGCCGGCGGTGAGCCGTTCGAGACAGGCAGCGTGGCGACGGCGCGCGCCGCCTACAACGCCTCGTTCCCGACGCTACAGGGCGATCACGAGCCGGTCGCAACGACCTTGGAACAGCAGATAGACGGGCCGAACGGCCCCATCACTTTGCGCATCCATCGCGGCATCGGCGCACCACAAAGCGGGGCTCCGGCGCTGCTCTATCTGCATGGTGGCGGCTGGGTCATCGGCAATCTCGATTCGCATGACGAGATCTGCCGCCTGATGGCCAATCTCGGCGGCGCCGTCATTGTCTGCCCCGACTACCGCCTGGCGCCGGAACACAAATTTCCCGCCGGGCTCGGGGATTGCGTGGCAACCCTTCGTTTCATGGCCGAGAATGCGGCCGATCTCGGCATCGACAAGGCGCGCATCGGCGTGGCCGGCGACAGTGCCGGCGGCAATCTCGCCGCCGTGCTGGCGCTGCTCGCCCGCGACGGGCTGGCACCATCGCTTGCCGCGCAGATCCTGATCTATCCCAACACCGATGCGCGGCAGACATCGGACAGCTACCGGCGTTTCGGCGACGGCTTCGGCCTCACCGCGACCACCATGTCGTGGTTCCGCGACCACTATGTGCGAACGTCCGACGACATTCTGGACTGGCGCGTCTCGCCCTTGCTGGCGCCTGATCTTGCCGGCGTCCCGCCGGCTTTTGTCGCGCTGGCCGGCTGCGACATCCTCGCCGACGAAGGAGCAGCCTATGCAGCGCGCCTGCAGGCCGCGGGCGTGCCTGTGATCTTGCGGCAGTGGCCGGGCCAGATCCATGGCTTCGTCTCGATGGGACGCCATATTCCCGCTGCCTGGCAAGCCGTGGCCGAGGCGGTGGCTGCCTGGCGCCACTTCGAGAGGGGTCGCTGACGCTCAGGCCGACTGACGCATCACCAGGGTGGCGCCGAGCTTGACGGTGCGTGCCATGCCTTGCTTTGGCGGATCGGCCTCGTCCAGCAAGGCCAGCAGGATCTCGACACTGCGGCCGGCCATGGCGGTGAAATCCTGCGCCATGGTGGTCAGCGCCGGACAGGTGTAGCGGCTCAGCGGATGATCGTCGTGTGCTGCAACGCGCAGATCGCAATCGGGCCTGCGTCCGACCTTCAGGCCGCGCGAGAATGCGGCCGCCATCACGCCAAAGGCGAGACGATCATTGGCGCACAGGATGGTACGGCCGGGCAAGGTGCCCGCCTCCAGCATTTTTTCCGTCTGCTCGTAGCCGATGCGTTCGAAGTC is part of the Mesorhizobium loti genome and encodes:
- a CDS encoding sugar ABC transporter substrate-binding protein, translated to MMFRIKPAMLKIAAAAWLLGATGAMADTTLEFTQWWEPELPAGSLRAIMDDFEAANPGVNVTLVSGPYATTRDQISVGAATGTLSDVVGLDGAWVNNLNAQNALADMNPMMDASGFDKSQVADIIKVDGKAVMFPVASFVYPVFVNLDLAAQAGVTKLPSTRAEFLEAAKKMTKADKNQYGWVLPLSLQTPSGVQNDMMSWVWASGQSMMANGKPDLEGKPVVDMLTFVKSLNDAGTISPGIATKTEQEKVEEFVNDRVGMMIDSLAHVNLIRKRNPKLNFDLIPVPVVENYTGKRGLPYASWGIGISAASKHQEEAWKLVQYLMSEKVNAKLVSLANAFPGNVNAKPDFVTSDKAFGKAFEIFKTGYLANEFTGLPVAEDLMTQFDVQAQKMLAGEQSPEQAAAAAQKGWMAKF
- a CDS encoding DeoR/GlpR transcriptional regulator produces the protein MLSEQRRQSILGEVQRSGQVRIKDLSDDFGVSEVTVRSDLEILDRKGLLTKTRGGAVTRTTDSTTAAFARRMQTNLDAKKRIARAAVELFEDNQSVIFDGGSTLMQVAMLLPPLSNVVVAATAMNIVQHLMHRPGLDVHMIGGRVYPDTVSTLITDADTALGGLVAHQVFVGAHAIDSSLDVVDVNEDMARTKRNLVRMARRVVLLADSSKWGVSGTSKAFSLSSVDVVITDDGLSGPIRSQLDRTGAKVIYA
- a CDS encoding alpha/beta hydrolase, with protein sequence MIMTLDPDALRVLEIGRAAGGEPFETGSVATARAAYNASFPTLQGDHEPVATTLEQQIDGPNGPITLRIHRGIGAPQSGAPALLYLHGGGWVIGNLDSHDEICRLMANLGGAVIVCPDYRLAPEHKFPAGLGDCVATLRFMAENAADLGIDKARIGVAGDSAGGNLAAVLALLARDGLAPSLAAQILIYPNTDARQTSDSYRRFGDGFGLTATTMSWFRDHYVRTSDDILDWRVSPLLAPDLAGVPPAFVALAGCDILADEGAAYAARLQAAGVPVILRQWPGQIHGFVSMGRHIPAAWQAVAEAVAAWRHFERGR
- a CDS encoding Gfo/Idh/MocA family oxidoreductase, encoding MHGISTTKLGIGVIGCGNISMTYLRNAALFGGIELRACADISADMAAVRAKEYGIRALGVDALLADPEIDLVLNLTIPAAHFDISFAALSAGKHVFTEKPLATSAADGRRLVDEARSRGLLLGSAPDTFLGAAGRRARRLMDDGAIGRPVTGTAFMMGRGMEHWHPNPQFYYQPGGGPVFDMGPYYLTTLVNLLGPVERVMAMATRGQEERLITADGPFKNTTFKVGTPTNVLSLLEFRSGATVTFGASWDVFRHSNHPIELHGTEGSLRLPDPDTFGGTVSLSERGTEWKDFASEGELYGARNWPYAAPDRANYRMLGVADLVRSLQTGNTPRASGSLALHVLEIMEAILRSGETQGSVAIAGDVVQPALLTEEEASDLLA
- a CDS encoding aldolase; protein product: MSLGTKVRLARLFSHPSGNLFGGAVDHFVGYGDVRKGGLADLPGALARVMVGKPDYVSIQPGTARHLWPQYAGKASLVIQAGCFTPDDRISELIATPEDAVRAGADALAVAIPVRGATEGKYIRWLTDSVNAAARYGMPVVAHIYPRDFTDGAKIVFTPDEIAYAARIGYESGVDVIKIGYTGDFESFQETVRTCPVPVVIAGGPKTDTLLGALQQTADAIRAGARGAVVGRNLWGHGDPEKAAIAFRGVIHDGLSAQDALAKAGA
- a CDS encoding ABC transporter ATP-binding protein; the encoded protein is MAEVVLENICKTYGNNFHAIDQLNLSVEDGEFLILVGPSGCGKSTALRMIAGLEDVTSGSLRIGGVDVVDMPPKDRDIAMVFQSYALYPHMTVFENIGFSMRLAGKSKAERKKRVDEIAKTLQLTSLLESKPANLSGGQRQRVAMGRAMVREPAAFLMDEPLSNLDAKLRVQMRAEITSLQKQLGVTTIYVTHDQTEAMTMGDRVAVLKGGVLQQVDTPKRLYESPVNAFVAGFIGSPSMNLFEATLTGDELMSGALAIRLQDAAFVRRPGLRSYAGRKVVFGIRPEDLYDSSLESGRKYQTIPAKVTSIEELGSEQIVHLDIDAVRVDSGDPDAVQDFGLASNAVAKFEPVSTVRSGSEIRLALDDAKLHFFDPETHLAI
- a CDS encoding permease — translated: MPAVPSILGFGAIAIDDIVYVDQPLSAGKGKVLQSARAFGGNVATALAAVARLGGSAGFVGWLGNAADDAVLCDLIESGVETAFAPRHAHARPVRSRITVGSDGERFIAYDDDAMLGTTPDFSDEVLNRATVLIVDSYAIRSMDVVARASDLGLAILGDIEWSSGPDTERLIGLCDHLILPLGFARTATGYRSPAEMLDALWSPSRSAVVLTDGGRGVYYRGRDETGLWHLPPHRVAVVDSTGAGDCFHGAYAHALTRGANTAGRVAFAAAAAALSITGRGGREALPTDDQVTELLASTNAPSAVELKYARLDTGT